The Neisseria sicca genome includes a window with the following:
- a CDS encoding ABC transporter ATP-binding protein produces the protein MLKLENVHIRRGDYVVADSIDLTLEQGKVYSVLGPNGTGKSSLMKTIFGEVAHKGTIRYGDEVLSKIHLQSWRKRIGYMPQDTAAEASLTALEVVLLGRMDALHMHVGDELLHEAASIMAELGIGHLAHRDVMRLSGGQRQLVMFAQVMLRRPEILMLDEPVSALDMHHQLNLLERVVQYTHEHNLVTLMVLHDLSLAAQFSDGVILLGEGKVQAQGAPQDVLQADMIGRLYKVDIELLYDSKGLPVIRPMRQSA, from the coding sequence ATGTTGAAACTTGAAAACGTCCATATCCGGCGCGGCGATTATGTGGTCGCCGACAGTATCGATTTGACGCTGGAACAAGGCAAAGTCTATTCCGTGCTCGGCCCGAACGGCACGGGCAAATCCTCGCTGATGAAAACGATTTTCGGCGAAGTGGCGCACAAAGGCACCATCCGCTACGGCGACGAAGTGTTGAGCAAAATCCACCTGCAAAGCTGGCGCAAACGCATAGGCTATATGCCGCAGGATACCGCCGCCGAAGCCTCGCTGACCGCGCTGGAAGTCGTGTTGCTCGGCCGCATGGACGCGCTGCACATGCACGTCGGCGACGAACTGCTGCACGAAGCCGCAAGTATCATGGCGGAGCTGGGCATCGGCCATCTGGCGCACCGCGACGTCATGCGGCTTTCCGGCGGACAGCGGCAGCTCGTCATGTTTGCCCAAGTCATGCTGCGCCGTCCCGAAATCCTGATGCTGGACGAACCGGTCAGCGCGCTGGATATGCACCACCAATTGAACCTCTTGGAGCGCGTGGTGCAATACACGCACGAACACAATCTGGTTACGCTGATGGTGTTGCACGATTTGAGCCTCGCCGCGCAGTTTTCAGACGGCGTGATTCTGCTCGGCGAAGGCAAAGTACAGGCGCAGGGCGCGCCGCAGGACGTGTTGCAGGCAGACATGATAGGCAGGCTGTACAAAGTGGACATCGAACTCTTATACGACAGCAAAGGCCTGCCCGTTATCCGCCCGATGCGGCAGAGTGCGTAA
- a CDS encoding FecCD family ABC transporter permease, with the protein MNDSVVAEIVRNQRRLEGKRWLIVLMFLIIAAVSFLFDIATGPAMTDTLPVGEVVNVLLGKPEVDEMNRLIVMDLRLPIAVMALVVGAALGVGGAEIQTLLNNPMASPYTLGLAAAAGLGASAVIAFGGFGLPETVAVPIGAFVMTMLASGILFLFASARRFNSAMLVLVGIALLFLFQSILSLIQFIAAPEISQQILFWLFGSLTKATWETVIVTAAVTAVCVFLLSRDVWKLTALRLGEERAVGLGINLQLLRLKTLVLVAVMTATAISFVGVIGFIGLVAPHVARILLGEDQRFFLPGAMLAGAAFLSVASVLSKVIIPGALFPVGIVTSFVGVPFFFWIVLTKR; encoded by the coding sequence TTGCCGAGATTGTGAGGAACCAGCGCAGGCTAGAAGGCAAGCGTTGGTTGATTGTTTTGATGTTTTTAATCATCGCGGCGGTCAGCTTCTTATTCGACATCGCCACCGGCCCGGCGATGACGGACACGCTGCCTGTCGGCGAAGTGGTCAATGTTTTGCTGGGCAAACCCGAAGTCGATGAAATGAACCGCCTGATTGTGATGGATTTGCGCCTGCCGATTGCGGTGATGGCGCTGGTGGTAGGCGCGGCTTTGGGTGTCGGCGGAGCGGAGATTCAGACGTTGTTGAACAACCCGATGGCCAGCCCTTATACGCTGGGCTTGGCGGCGGCGGCGGGTTTGGGCGCGTCGGCGGTGATTGCGTTCGGCGGTTTCGGGCTGCCTGAAACGGTCGCCGTCCCCATCGGTGCGTTTGTGATGACCATGCTGGCTTCGGGCATCTTGTTTCTGTTTGCCTCGGCGCGCCGCTTTAATTCGGCGATGCTAGTGTTGGTGGGGATTGCGCTTTTGTTCCTATTTCAGTCGATTTTGTCGCTGATTCAGTTTATCGCCGCGCCTGAGATTTCGCAGCAGATTCTGTTTTGGCTGTTCGGCAGCCTGACCAAGGCGACTTGGGAAACGGTCATCGTTACGGCGGCGGTTACGGCGGTATGCGTGTTTCTGCTTTCGCGCGACGTGTGGAAGCTGACTGCGCTGCGCCTGGGCGAAGAACGCGCCGTCGGGCTGGGCATCAATCTGCAACTTTTGCGCCTGAAAACGCTGGTATTGGTGGCGGTGATGACGGCAACGGCAATCAGTTTCGTCGGCGTCATCGGCTTTATCGGACTGGTCGCGCCTCATGTGGCGCGGATTCTTTTGGGCGAAGACCAACGCTTTTTCCTGCCCGGCGCGATGCTGGCGGGAGCGGCGTTTTTATCTGTGGCGAGCGTGTTGTCCAAGGTGATTATCCCCGGCGCGCTGTTTCCGGTGGGGATTGTTACGTCGTTTGTCGGCGTGCCGTTCTTCTTCTGGATTGTGTTAACGAAACGGTAG